From Draconibacterium halophilum, one genomic window encodes:
- a CDS encoding HEPN domain-containing protein: MANWTKYMDEADSYAKAAVGSYKKEKLGSLVVYNVLSMAVENYLTALCVSTGELPEHSGITAMLRQVAKKMEIPEEFLVEARFLNRFMNFCSLEVLETLEPTREELSRMLDFTNALKEYCNAALVEEESV; encoded by the coding sequence ATGGCAAACTGGACAAAGTACATGGATGAGGCCGACAGCTACGCAAAAGCAGCAGTTGGTTCGTACAAAAAAGAGAAATTGGGAAGCCTGGTAGTATATAATGTATTAAGCATGGCAGTGGAAAACTATCTGACGGCTTTGTGTGTAAGTACCGGCGAGCTGCCCGAGCATTCGGGAATAACAGCCATGTTAAGGCAGGTTGCTAAGAAAATGGAAATTCCTGAAGAGTTTCTTGTGGAGGCACGGTTTCTCAATCGCTTTATGAATTTCTGCTCGCTGGAAGTGCTGGAAACACTTGAGCCAACACGCGAAGAGTTGTCGAGAATGCTCGATTTTACCAATGCATTGAAAGAATATTGTAATGCGGCACTAGTTGAAGAAGAGTCCGTTTAG